GATTGATGCTCAGAAGTACGTGACATTGTGTTTTTCCAACAGAGTACAGCCCATTTCCAACCAGTAAGAAGATCACATGGAATAAAGAAGTACATAAATTATCTCTCATGTGAAATAACCAAAACTGTTCTAATTGTGGCAGAAATACAGCATGTGTGTTCATGGACCCGAGTGCTCATGGTAAAAAGCTGACTGAGAAAAGACATTTGCAGGGCCTTTAAAGGTATCAAAACTTGATATTTACATCTTGATACCCAAAACATTTCAGTTTATATGGTGTTTTAGTGGTGCATATCACCAAACAAACGTGCAAGTTTAAAGTAATTGTCAAAGAGTGAACCTGGGACCTTTGAGGGTTGGTTACCCGCTTTGCCTGGTCGATAATCCTTGCATGTATAATAAATCTGGATTACATGTGTAATGTTTTAAGGGGAATATACATAATCAATCTGTGGCTCTAAATGTCCAAACCTTCTTAACGTGTAAATCATTAACCTAATGTTCTCTCGTTCGTGTCACTTTGTGTCCTGCCAGGTTGAGTGACAAGCCTTCTGTCCAATCGGCAACATGATAGCCACAGGTGGTCTGCTGCGCATGAACAGGCGCCAGGATTCCCTCCGCTCTAAAAACCGAGCGGAAAACAAAAGGAAGCGGAAAtccaagaaaaagaagaagaacgatgtggtggtggtgaaggGGAAGCTCAATCTGTGCTCCCCGGCCGGTTTTGTGGCTGCTGTGGGAGTTATAGTTCTCATGGTGGGGATTTCCATGGCAGTCCTGGGCTACTGGCCCAGCCAGAACCAGCAGCAGTACCAGGAGCGCCGCAGAACTGGAGGATACCAAGCCAATAAGATGAGCTACTCCAAAAGTCCACCTGTTTCCTCTAACTTGACCCATAATATGCCTCCCTCCGGACAGACAAGTTTATTCAACCAGAGCCATTCTAACAGCAGCGTCCCCGACTCCTCCCGCCACTGTGGTTTCCTGTGTGACTTCCTGGATAATTACCTGTACTCAGACAATCTGAAAGTCTTCGGACCACTGGTGATGGGAATCGGCATTTTTCTCTTTATCTGCGCCAATGCAGTCCTCCATGAAAACCGAGACAAGAAAACCAAAATCATTAACTTGAGGGATATCTACTCCACCGTAATAGATCTACACAGCATACGGTCAAAGGAGTACTCACCTCTAAATGGTTTGGTGAACTACACACAGTCAAGGAGTGCTGAGGGCCCGTCAGGCATATTCCCTGCAAGCGGGATGCTTACTCGCAGCTCCTGGCCCTCCACTGGACTCAGTTTCCAGAGCGAGTTAGGCGGCGATGATGTATTCAGACGCCAGTCTTTGGCCGGCAGGCCTCAGAGCTGGTCCCGAGACGTCCAGACCTTCACGGACACTGTCTAT
The sequence above is drawn from the Etheostoma spectabile isolate EspeVRDwgs_2016 chromosome 12, UIUC_Espe_1.0, whole genome shotgun sequence genome and encodes:
- the tmem200cb gene encoding transmembrane protein 200C codes for the protein MIATGGLLRMNRRQDSLRSKNRAENKRKRKSKKKKKNDVVVVKGKLNLCSPAGFVAAVGVIVLMVGISMAVLGYWPSQNQQQYQERRRTGGYQANKMSYSKSPPVSSNLTHNMPPSGQTSLFNQSHSNSSVPDSSRHCGFLCDFLDNYLYSDNLKVFGPLVMGIGIFLFICANAVLHENRDKKTKIINLRDIYSTVIDLHSIRSKEYSPLNGLVNYTQSRSAEGPSGIFPASGMLTRSSWPSTGLSFQSELGGDDVFRRQSLAGRPQSWSRDVQTFTDTVYSIYKDYSNSSEQAPHPRQWETTSIVTSSVNAFTLPVIKLNNCEVEESEKAKAERHSEEGVVIKAAAETISEEGQASSSQTDETDTKEKDVSMATTTTDPPLPHQSHEDITTDAADKQGVPQAQPQPQWTQLFPPPSPVARAMGSRLSLNSLTEQPRSARRCSLSVSVSRQGDRARRFSCPRLERSNSKGYIKLADLGGESFEAPDTDTSLVATEQEVALDAAAAAAAAAAAAAEEEAQGEDNLVTASPSAES